A region from the Toxotes jaculatrix isolate fToxJac2 chromosome 2, fToxJac2.pri, whole genome shotgun sequence genome encodes:
- the dennd2c gene encoding DENN domain-containing protein 2C translates to MLALRLEQGRRGGGEVDRLQKGATVAWQGRQSGRPPSHEQGINIREKISQWEGRSQQGSSQDTGLKAHPPTVSRTLSGDLLGSGGGASRKSQPKTLGLDFRESPAQAGHGVVGRKSEPLQKCSPEFSTTSPGNKPLAAQIFVSCKVEANSANSTGKQTLTANGNQTTARILDVEVVSKALPLSTDDQEDNMPAGNFYTSRGFWRKLEGDRLLWEKGRESSGDAQPPPKPQRTFQYRGANNNISGRWDSRSPHNNHCNLGSRRVAHPPSFPPPPCPVAKTDGFSRHKKNRKSFEYEDAARLTVKQGTLGGEARQSGLYHAYSDDNIYEDIVCEVTRDNPYEDVKLSPMCLPIARPQVPKLPPKPQTLQGYAGRVERKGFPSATASKSTTLAETPKPATPRRTSTQKTQRTPQYVNKIETIFDDKRGRKRVKNQGVSVREDTSGTESDPEDNTKGSRRSVYIQSTLKRRPGYRTLERDLIQLQQQQLFQIFVVVSLRKGSPGNTYSPEITQQFPKMFEKSSRLSREAEDQLKVIPKFCFPDSEDWKPSAHMPSETFSFVLTGEDGSRWFCYCRKILPSGKGKRLPEVHCIVSKLGCFNLFAKILEEVERRREISPALVYPFMRSVMEAPFPAPGRTVTVKSFLPGSGNEVLTLCRPVDSRLEHVDFDSLLQCLSVGKLLQVFASLLLERRVIFIADKLSVLSRCAHAALALLYPFTWQHTFVPVLPASMLDISCSPTPFLIGVLAPCLPQLLELPIEEVLIVDLCADKFVIQLGDEDCILPSKLQAALQQILEEREDILRQEDGDRCGGQQADLSSLVSEGFVRFFVELVGHYPLHMVESSNGSRELQRDSFRKSHPSRGVRQFLQLFMDTQMFAGFIQDKELRKGGGRGLFEVRVTEYLDSYPEPEPTGVNKFFKGLGNKMKLLQIK, encoded by the exons ATGCTGGCTCTGAGGCTGGAGCAAGGCAGACGAGGGGGTGGTGAAGTTGATCGCCTGCAGAAAGGGGCCACCGTGGCCTGGCAGGGTCGGCAGTCCGGGAGGCCCCCTTCTCATGAGCAGGGCATTAACATCAGGGAGAAGATCTCCCAGTGGGAAGGTCGCAGTCAGCAGGGCAGCAGCCAGGATACCGGGTTGAAAGCACACCCTCCAACTGTATCCCGAACTCTGTCTGGGGATCTTCTGGGCAGCGGAGGAGGGGCTTCGCGCAAAAGCCAACCTAAGACCTTGGGCTTAGATTTTCGGGAATCCCCAGCTCAAGCTGGACATGGCGTGGTTGGAAGGAAGTCAGAACCTCTGCAGAAATGTTCCCCTGAATTTTCAACCACATCCCCAGGAAATAAACCACTTGCAGCACAAATATTTGTATCTTGCAAAGTGGAGGCTAACAGTGCTAACTCCACAGGTAAACAAACCCTCACAGCCAATGGCAACCAAACAACGGCTCGCATCTTGGATGTTGAAGTTGTTTCGAAAGCTCTACCTCTGTCAACTGATGACCAAGAAGACAACATGCCTGCCGGGAACTTCTACACTTCACGGGGTTTTTGGCGTAAGCTTGAGGGAGACAGACTCCTGTGGGAGAAAGGCAGGGAGTCTTCAGGTGACGCTCAGCCTCCTCCCAAACCTCAGCGGACATTCCAGTATCGAGGAGCCAACAACAACATCTCGGGGCGATGGGACAGCAGATCTCCTCATAACAACCATTGCAACTTGGGGAGTAGGAGGGTAGCCCACCCACCTAGCTTCCCACCTCCTCCCTGTCCAGTTGCAAAGACTGATGGGTTTTCaaggcataaaaaaaacag GAAGTCCTTTGAGTATGAGGATGCAGCTCGTCTGACAGTGAAGCAAGGCACGCTGGGAGGCGAGGCGAGGCAGTCAGGCCTTTACCATGCCTACTCTGACGACAATATTTACGAGGACATTGTCT GTGAAGTGACTAGAGATAACCCCTATGAGGATGTCAAGCTATCTCCCATGTGTCTACCAATTGCAAGGCCTCAAGTCCCAAAG CTGCCTCCTAAACCCCAAACGTTGCAAGGTTACGCTGGcagagtggagaggaagggttTCCCAAGTGCAACAGCATCTAAATCCACAACCCTCGCAGAAACTCCCAAACCAGCTACACCCAGgcgcacaagcacacaaaaaacacaaaggacgCCTCAG TACGTCAACAAGATTGAGACCATCTTTGACGACAAGCGCgggaggaagagagtgaagaaCCAGGGAGTCTCAGtgagag AGGACACCAGCGGGACAGAGAGTGACCCCGAGGACAACACCAAAG GCTCCAGGAGATCAGTTTACATCCAGTCTACACTGAAACGTCGGCCTGGCTACCGCACCCTGGAGAGAGACCtgatccagctgcagcagcagcagcttttccaGATCTTCGTGGTGGTGTCGCTGAGAAAAGGCTCCCCAGGAAACACCTACTCCCCTGAAATCACGCAACAGTTCCCCAAAATG tttgAGAAGTCCTCCCGGCTCTCCAGAGAGGCCGAGGATCAGCTGAAGGTCATTCCCAAGTTCTGCTTCCCCGACTCAGAGGACTGGAAACCCTCTGCACACATGCCAAG TGAGACCTTCTCCTTCGTCCTGACCGGAGAAGACGGCAGCCGCTGGTTTTGTTACTGCCGTAAAATCCTG CCCAGTGGAAAGGGAAAGAGGCTTCCTGAAGTGCACTGTATTGTCAGCAAGCTGGGCTGTTTCAACCTGTTTGCAAAG AttctggaggaggtggagagacgCAGGGAGATTTCCCCAGCTCTGGTTTACCCTTTTATGCGTAGTGTGATGGAGGCCCCGTTTCCAGCCCCCGGGCGCACAGTCACCGTCAAAAGCTTCCTCCCTGGCTCTGGGAATGAG gTGCTCACTTTATGTCGGCCAGTGGACTCCAGATTAGAGCATGTGGACTTTGACAGTCTGctgcagtgtctcagtgtcgggAAACTCCTGCAGGTGTTCGCTTCCCTCCTGCTTGAGAGGAGAGTCATCTTCATCGCTGACAAACTTAG CGTGTTGTCTCGGTGTGCCCATGCGGCACTGGCGCTGCTGTACCCATTCACCTGGCAGCACACGTTTGTCCCTGTGTTACCAGCCAGTATGCTGGACATCAGCTGCTCTCCAACCCCGTTCCTCATTGGGGTGCTGGCTCCCTGCctgccacagctgctggagctgcCCATTGAGGAG GTGCTCATAGTGGATCTGTGTGCAGACAAGTTTGTCATTCAG CTGGGCGATGAGGACTGCATCCTGCCCAGTAAACTGCAGGCAGCACTACAGCAGAtcctggaggagagggaagacaTCCTGAGACAGGAGGACGGAGACAGATGTGGAG GCCAGCAGGCTGACTTGAGTTCCCTGGTATCAGAGGGTTTCGTGCGGTTCTTCGTGGAGCTGGTGGGCCACTATCCTCTCCACATGGTGGAGTCCTCCAATGGAAGCAGGGAGCTTCAGCGTGACAGCTTCCGCAAATCTCATCCCTCCCGTGGAGTCCGCCAgttcctgcagctcttcatgGATACTCAGATGTTCGCTGGCTTCATTCAGGACAAAGAGCTGCgcaagggaggaggaagag GTCTGTTTGAAGTCAGAGTGACCGAGTATCTGGATTCGTACCCTGAGCCGGAGCCGACAGGTGTGAACAAGTTTTTTAAAGGACTGG gaaacaaGATGAAGCTCCTACAGATTAAGTGA